The genomic window TTCATAAAGAATTTCTTCTCCTGTACATTCACGCATCGTCTTTTTGACATAGTCTCCGACCTTATCTGTGAAAATACCATAGCCCCAGAAAACCGTCGTATTTGCAGCCTGCTTTCCAAAATGCGGCTGTGCAGCAACCACCGTACTCATCAACCAACTAGAATCCTTCAAAGTCATCAACGCTCCTGAACCCGGAATGTTGCCCGAAAAGGCCTCGATACGCCTCAATAAGCTGTTCCCTCTGCACGTCACGGTAAAGCTTTGCCAATTTGTTTCTTGTTCATTTCCAAAAAAAGGCTCCGGATTACCCAAACCCGGCTTCTTCGCCACGATGTTTCGCCAAAGAGTTGCTGATCGAGGCTTTTCCTTGGTTTGAGGTGCCGGTCGTCCCCAGCTGCCCTCTGTTGAACAATCTGTCATCGTTCCATTGGTCATCATCACAACGTCCTGTTTCCCCAGCGGTACCTTTGTCCCGTCACCCAAAACCAGACCGGTCACAGTGATTTTTGACCCAGATTTAAAAATCAAGTCAACGACATCCACATTCAACGTAAAATCCACATTTTGCTTTTCCAGATAATCTTTCAGTGGAAGAATCAAGCTTTCATACTGATTCAACGGTGTCCTTGTTACCCCTTCAAGTGTGTTGAGCCGTGAAAATTCTAAGATCATTCGATTCATATACCGACGAAGCTCAAATAAGCTGCTCCATTTTTGAAAAGCAAACGTCGTTTGCCACATATACCAAAAATTGGTTTCAAAGAAAGCTGAACTAAACCACTCCTTAATTCGCATATTATCCAGCTTTTCTTCCGGCATCGCCAAAAGCCTCATCATGGCCAAGCGATCCTCCTTACTGAAGCCCATCGTATATGTATCGATGATTTCTTGATTTCTTGCTACCAATCGCGCCTGTGCATGTGTGGGATGTAAGTTATCAAAATTTAATATTTCTTCCGTCACACTATGGTTCGGCCAACGAAGTGAGGGAATACTACCAAAAAGCTCCCAGAAATTCTCAAACGTTTCTTCATTCAACATTCGTCCGCCACGGATAACAAACCCTTGCTCATTTGAACCAGCCCCATCATTGCTGCCACCAAGAATAGGACGTCCTTCAATCACATGAATGTTTTTTCCTTCCACGTGTGCGTCTCGAATAAGGTAAGCAGCGGCGGCAAGCATACCAATTCCTCCGCCAATCAAATAAACATGCTGCTCGTTTGACTCTTGCTGTTTATGAAAATACGATTCCTTTAATGCCCGTTTTTCTGTCTGCTCCGTCTGCATTTTCTTAGCAAGGTACATCGTTCCTAAAGCTCCCAGTATCGCCAGTGCGGTTCCTCTTTTTTTCATACAACACCGTCCTATCATTAAGATAGGTATATGTTACATCATTTCTTTATAAAAGTCTTCAATTTCATTCTAATTAATACGATAAACATCCATCAAATTGATCCATCTTCGTCCTGCTGATAGATTCGATAAGAGAAAAACTCGATATCCTTCGCCAATCGAAACAACTGTGTTGCAATCGTCAATGGGGTCTCCTGATACCCCTCCTGTATCCAGTTCAGCAGGACACCACTACACCCATAGGATAAGAAGCGAGCGTAAAATTCTTTGTCTTCCGGTAACAGCTCTTTGTCCGCATCTATTTGCTCAAAGAGCCCAAACAATAATTGTCTGGTCACTGCCGAAAAATCTTTCTGTAAAATATCCGGTCGCGCAATAACTGTATTATAGTAGAAATCCTTTTCCTCAATGATTGCTTTCAGCATCTTCAAGGCCTGTTCTTCCCAATTATCGATTTTGACATCTCTGGTACTCAAATAGATAAACGCATCCTGTTGATAGATCCAACGAAGTAAATCATATTTATCTGAGAAATGATAATAGAACGTCTGACGATTCAATCCAGCTTCCTTTGTCACATCCTGCACACTGATTTTATCGAATGACTTTATCTTGCATAATCTGATTAATGCTTCTGCTATGGTCCTTTTTGTAGCTGACGATCCGGCCATTTCTTTTCCTCCTCTGTCAGAGCCCTGTCTGGTATGCGAAATCAATCCATTTAAATTATTATACTATACGTCACACACTTCGAGGGTTTCATTTTAGCAGAGTGTTTTAAATTAGCCAATGATAGTGGAAACTATGACCCTGTCGAAAAAAAGACAACAGAAAAAGGACACCCTAGCTAAAAGTGTCCCTTCTCCCCCTATTATTTAACCAGACCCAATTAAGAACAATCTATCATTGCCCTAACTCTTTTATTATCGACAAATAGCACTTTAAAAATATTCACCGATAAGAAAAGAGGCATCCAACCACAACTAACACCATCTCCCCTTTCAAAATAAGTTGTTTATTAGAAAAATCGAATTACCATTGATTGCTACACAATCTCAGATATTTCAACTTTATCAACCATTTCACTACTTAAGGAAAGAATTTTTTTTTCCCATTTTTTTAACATGATGATCTTGAACAGCTCACCATTTAAAACGACCTTCAACAATTTTTCATTTTCCTCTTCATTATGAATGACAAGGTTTTGAACGGTTATTTGTTTAGTTTCTATAGAATAATCCACCTTATCCAAAAATTAGCCCTCCTTTTTACCCAGCTAACCAATGAGCTCCTAACTTAATAAGCATCAATAAACTAAGCAAGCTATATGAATTGAATGAGCTAAATAAATTACACATCTATACTTCCTCCTAATCAATTTTTTCTCACTTGTTGAGTACAGTATAGATAAATCTCGCCCACCTCAACAGGACATAAATGTCCTGTAAAAAGAAAATCTCCTTTAATCTTTAACATATTACATACCACATTGTTATGGATAAAAATCAAATTGACAAAAAAAGGCTTTTAGGGAATACGATACAGCTATTTTTACACTAAATTACCTAAATATAGACATACTAAAAAATTAATGGATAAGCTATTCGATGAAATAACTTACCCATTAATCTTAGTATATTGTTGTATTATTGTTTTTCATTAAATGTTTTTAAATCCATTTCCAATTCTTTTAGAATCTTTTCACTTAAAGTTACGTCACCAAATAATTTTGCACATTGTGCACCATCTAAATACTTCTGTTCAGCTCTATTAACATCCCCTTGAGAAAATAGCCAGTATTTCCCCTCGAACACATCTACTGCTGGCTTCTTTTGAAAATCTTGATTAGTCTGCATGATTAGATTTGCTACTTTAACAGCACCGATTAATCTATCGTAGTTATCATATTCAATGAAAACACTAATCGCTACTAACAATACCTTTATCAGCAAAAACAGTTCAACATCTACAGAATAATCTACTTGCTCAATCACTTTATCAGACAACGTCATAAATAATTGTTCATCGTAATCCTTAAAATGTATACAATGAAAATATAGCTCAATTATCAATAGATCATTGATAGAATACTCCTTTTTCTGCAATATTTGATAAAGATAATCATGAAGTATCCCATCACCAAAATCAGCATTTTCAGCCAAATGAACATCCATTGATGCTTGTTGTACGTCTATTGAAAGTTGTTCCTCTTCTGGCAACTGATCATAGTAATTTTCATAAATTTCATCAAATGTTTGTTCTTTCTTGGCAATCCGTTCCTCTTCTTTATAAGTATAAAGCTTATAAAGTCTCTGTTTCAATTGCAAATATCTTTTGGGCAATTCATAGTATTCTTCATCAATCAAATGATGGATCGGTATAGCCAGACGTTGAGAAATAAATGTCAGTTTAGGTAGTGTTGGAAGCGATTGACCTGCTTCGATTCTTGTTAATTGTCGTACGGTCAGTTCCAATTCATCATCACAAAAATCTTCTCTTGTCAGACCCTTCTTTTCTCTAAGCAATCGGATTTTCTTTCCTAGCTCAACCTTTATGTCCATAGCTATCCTCCCCTATCTCTTTTTCTTATATTGTAGCGCTATTCACAAACAATAAGCAACAGCAATACAGCGAAATATGACTAAAATTCCAAATCTTACGCAACCGCCATACAGCCATCATCATTTCTCAAAGTAGACTTAATTATTTTATAATAAACCCACTATTTTTCTATCATTCTACCGATGCAATTTACAAATTTTGATAGATTTATCTCTAATTGAAATAAGCCTATATGATTCTAGTAAAAGAAATAGGCTTATCATTATTATTTTTGTTCAAAATAAGGATAATCAAAATGCTCATATGCGCGGGCTGTCGCAATCCGCCCTCGTGGCGTTCGTTTGATAAAGCCGCGCTGAATCAGGTAAGGTTCATACATATCCTCAACGGTTTCGGTTTCTTCTCCGATGTTTACAGCTAGTGTGCTTAAGCCCACAGGTCCCCCACCATACAGTTCAATCAACGTACGCAGCAGCTTTTGATCCACATAATCCAGCCCTTGGTGATCTACCTGCAGTAGTGTGAGTGCCTGATCAGCAATAGGCTCATTGATCACACCATCTGATTGAACCTGGGCAAAGTCTCGGACTCGCTTTAACAGGCGATTGGCAATCCGCGGTGTCCCACGTGAACGGCGGGCAATTTCGAACGCACCTTCCTCCACGATTTCCGTCTGGAAAATATCTGCGGAGCGAAGAACGATTTCTTTTAAGTCCTTATCCTCATAATATTCCATATGAGAGACGATCCCAAAGCGGTCCCGTAAAGGGGCGGATAACATCCCTGCTCTTGTTGTTGCCCCAATCAATGTGAAGGGCGGCAACGGAAAATGAACGGGGTGGGCTGTCGTTCCTTGACCAACCATGATATCGACAAAGAAGTCCTCCATGGCAGAATATAGCATTTCTTCCACTACTCGAGGTAAACGATGGACCTCATCAATAAACAGCACATCGCCTGGTTCCAGCTCATTCAAAATCGCAACCAAATCACCAGGTCGCTCAATAGCCGGTCCGCTGGTCGTTCGAATATTAACAGCCATTTCATTGGCGATCACCATCGCCATTGTGGTTTTCCCAAGTCCCGGTGGTCCGTAAAGTAGCGTATGGTCTAACGATTCTTGTCTTCTTTTAGCAGCCTCAATATAGATACTCAACTCTTGTTTTACCTTATGCTGCCCGATGTATTGCTTCAATAATCTTGGGCGCAAAGAAACCTCCAGAATTTCTTCCTGTTCGTTTCCTTCCGCCGAAAGCAGGCGCTCTTCTTCGTTGCTCATCTCTTTGCCCCTCCCTTAACGCTTCATCATCAGCTTTAATGCTGTTCGTAAGTACTCATCTGTCTGAGCTTGCTCCAGCTCTTCCAGCGTCGGTGTGACCTTCTTGATTTCTTTGTCGCTATACCCTAATGCACCAAGAGCTTCCAGAGCCTCTGCCAGCGGTTGATTCCCGCTTGATGGTATTGCTTTTGCCATGGCCTCCACAGCCGATTCTGACCGTTCCAGATCGCCAAGCTTGCCTTTTAAGTCCAGAACCATTTGCTGCGCTGTTTTCTTACCCACTCCCGGGAATTTCGTCAGATACTTCGCATCTTCACTTTCGATGGCATTGATTAATCCGCCGTGGTCTTCTGATGCCATGATTGCCAAGGCACTTTTAGGCCCAATCCCGGAAACACTGATCAGTTTCAAAAATAATTGTTTCTCTTCCAGGTCACCAAAACCATAGAGTGTATGGGCATCTTCGCGTATCACCTGATGTAGATACACCTGTACTGCTTCTGTCTTTCCGGAATAACGATATGGATTCCCCACAGATACTTGATACCCAATACCATTCGCCTCTACGACAATGTAATACGGGCTGATATATGTAATTGTGCCAATGATGTATTCGTACATAATGTCTCCCTGTCTTTATAAGCAAAAAATTCAATGTTCACGTTTTTCTCGCTTTTATTTTTAGTTGTCAAAGGAAGTTTTTATTCTCATTAATAAGTAAGAAATATTTTCTCCTTTTCACACTAGAATTGTCTTTAGTTTATCACAAAGAAGAGCAAAGCAATAGCTTCTACAGTACGAACACTCGTTTTCTTAGCAATTCTTTAGAGTATCAAAAAAAGAAGCTGAGGCATCCGCCGCTTTGGCGATGTCCCCAGCTTCAAATTTTCGGAGTAGCCTATTTTTTCGTCTGAATACTTGTTCGCCCAGACTAGAAATCTCTTAATTATTCTTCAATATAGGTCCACTTGTAATCATATTGTGCGCCGGCTGCATGAGCAACGACACCCTTCACTTTTGCACTACGCATATGTGCTTCTGATTTTTGATACATCGGGATCACGCCCATGTCATCCATCAATACTTTTTCAGCAGCAACCATATCATCCCAACGTGCCTCTGGATCAGCTGCATGTGTTGTATTTGAAGCTGCTACTAATTTGTCATACTCTTTGTTAGAGTATCGTCCTCTGTTATACGAGTTGCCTGTAACAAACAGGTCTAGGAAGCTACTTGGGTCTGCATAATCTGCACCCCAACCGCCCATGATTGCTTCAAAGTTTCCGCTGTTCCCTCTATCCAGACGAACAGAGAATGGTACAGGGGTTACTGTTACATTGATACCATCTAAGGTGTCATTCAACGCACCTTGGATGTATTCTGTCAATTTCTTCGTTGAGTCGGTATCGTCATGAACGATATCCATATCAAATTTTTCGATGCCCAATTCTTTTTTCGCTTTTTCCCAATGTTCCTTTGCCTTATCCGCATCGTAAGAAAGGACGCTTTCATTCTCTCCTGCGAAATCTTTATTATCCGCTGGTGAGAAGGACAGATCTGAAGGAACCAAGCCTTCTGAAACAATCGAACCATCGCCTAAAATACTGTTAACTAATGCATCTCTATCGATTGCGTAAGAGATTGCTTTACGCAAGTTTTCATTGTGGTATGGAGAATCTGCATCACGTTGATTCAATTCCATATAAACGGTACGACCATCTTTTTGACTGACAAATTCAGGATCGTTGGCCATTTGCTGTGCTAGCTCTCCGTTCAGGATCACGTCATCCGCTTGTCCATCCTGGAATAGATTCAATGATGTAGGTGCTTCTTTTACTACATCAACACTGATTTTATCAAGCTTCACAGTGTCTTTGTCCCAGTATTCCTCATTCTTTGTGTAAGACCATTTTGTATCTGTTCCTGGTCCATCAAAATCAGTTAAAGTGAATGGGCCATTGTAAATCGCATTATCACTTGAGGTAGCATATTCCTTGCCATGTTCTTCTACCACTGATTGTTTTTGTGGGAAGAATGACGGGAATGCCAGTAAGTAATCAAAGTACGGTGTTGGTTTTTCCAACGTAATTTCCAACTCATGATCACTAATTGCTTTAACGCCTAATTCAGAAGCTTCTTTTTCCCCTGCACTGACTGCTGCCCCGTTTTTAACTAATTCAAACAAATAAGCATATTCTGCTGCTGTCTCAGGATTTGCGGTACGTTGCCAACCATAAACGTAATCATCCGCAACAACAGGGTCACCATTCGACCATTTTGCATCTTCACGCAGTTTGATTGTATACGTTAGGTTATCGTCACTGATTTCAGCCATTTCAGCTGCACCTGCTGGTTGAGGTTTACTGTTTTCATCTAAACGATACAGTCCTTCATATACATTGTTCAATGCTGAAAAACTGATTGTGACTGTTGCTAAGGATAAATCTGCACTCGGCATCTCTTGTTGAACAACAACTCTAAACAGCTGTTCCCCAGAAGCCTTGCTTGAGTCAGTTCCTCCACTTTTATCCGTCGAATCCGTCCCGCCACCTGTCGATCCGCAAGCTGCTAAAACCAAGGTGGACAGTAAAACGATACTGGTAAATTTCTTCACGCTATTCCTTTTCATCTTTCTCTCTCCAATACATCATATTTTTCTTACCGTTTTTTAATTTTTAGAATATTCTTATAATACTAAAAATTAGATAGCAGTGCAATCATTTTTTCTCAACTATCAAAAAAAAGTTTGTTTTTCTTAGAATAAAATGGATGGCCGCGGCCCTATTAGCTGTGATTAAATAATTATTAAAATGCGATGAACACAAATAGTACAGAGGATTTTGTTCCTGTTTTTTTATTATCTTTCATAAGCAATTACAACAAAAAAAAATAAATGGATAAAAGTTGCTTGCGCTACTCTTATCCATTTTATTTAGAGGGGATTACACTATTTTTCTATTTTTTAACCACTGTCTGATTTGGAGCTGATTCATATTCACTGATCGGCCCCATCATTTATTAGAAATCAGTGTCCATTTTTTAATAAACTCAAGCTGTCTTTTAACACAGCTTCGCCATCCAATGTTTCGTAATCTTCTTTCGAAATCAGCTTATAAGGGACTGCCTTGTAATTCAAAAAGTCCTTTAGTCGCGCAACCTCGTACTTCGATTGGGGACCAATCAATAACGCATCCACTGCCTGTGTTTGGATGGTTTGCTCGGCAACAATGGCTGGTGCGGAATACACATGAACATTGACCCCTTGCTCATCTGCCGCTTGCTGAACATTTCTCACGAGAAGCCCTGTTGTGATTCCCGCAGTACAAATCAATAAAATCGTCTTTTGCTCGTTCTCATTAGCCATAGCTTCTATCCTTTCACCTGCTCTTAAGAGATTTTTTTCTTCTTATTATAAATATCCAATACAACTGCTAACAGCAAAATCAAGCCTTTGATCGCTTGCTGCCAGTCAACCCCGACCCCTAAGATCGACATCCCATTGTTCAGCACACCCATAACCAAGCCACCGACAATTGCACCCATGATCGTTCCGATCCCACCGGAAGTAGAAGCGCCACCAAAGTAAACAGCAGCCATCGCATCCAGCTCCATTGACGTACCTGCCTGTGGTGTTGCTGCGTTCAGACGAGCGGCCAAAATCAATCCAGCCAATGCGGCCATCGCACCCATATTGACAAATACCCAGAACGTGATTTTTTTCGTCTTGATCCCGGATAATTCAGCGGCCTTTTTGTTTCCACCTGTTGCGTAAATTTGGCGACCTGCCACAGTTTTATTGGTCAGGAAACCATATGCTGCAACAATAATACCTAAGATGATCAAAATGATTGGATACCCTTGATACGCCGCAAAAATATACGTCACGCCAACCACGATCAATCCAGTGAAAATAGCTTTGATAAAGAAAGCATTCATTGATTCTACTTCAAACAGGTTTTTCTTCCGACGTTCTCTCGTGCGCCATTGCCCTAGAATCAATACGGCTGCAATGATCACACCAATGATCATTGAAAGAAAATGTAAATGATCACCACCGGCAATATCCGGTAAGTACCCTGTCGAAATTTTTTGAAAGGCACTCGGAAACGGTGCCAGTGACTGTCCGCCTAACACAACTTGCGTTAATCCACGGAACATCAATAATCCTGCCAGTGTTACGATAAATGCCGGAATACCGACATAAGCTACCCAAAATCCTTGCCACGCACCAATTAATGCACCGATCCCAATACAAAGCGGAACAGCCAGCCATGGACTGATGCCATTATTCACCATTAACATACCGGCAATCGCACCGACAAATGCCATGACCGATCCGACCGACAGATCCACATGTCCTAGCAATACAACCAGCAGCATGCCTGCCGATAGTACTAAAATATGGCTGTTTTGCAATACTAAGTTCGTGATATTCAAAGGTCTCCAGAATATTCCGTCCGTCATCAGCTGAAAAGCTATCAGCAGTGCAACCAGAATGATTACCATGCTGTATCGGCTGAAGATGTCCATTGCCTTATCCTTCAAGTTGAAGCTTTTCTTCTCTTTATCCAGTTTATCTGTATTTTCCATCTTAACTCACACCCTCTTCTTCCATGGTCATCAGGTTCATCAATATTTCTTGATTGGCGTCTTCTCTCATCACTTCTCCTGTGATCCGCCCTTCGTTCATCGTGTAGATTCGATCACACATCCCCAGAATTTCCGGAAGCTCCGAAGAAATAATGCAGATGCTTTTTCCAGAAGCAGCCATCTCTTCAATAATTGTGTAAATTTCATATTTTGCGCCTACATCGATCCCGCGGGTCGGCTCATCCAAAAAGAGGATATCCGGCTCCGTCATCAGCCATTTCGCTAAAACGACCTTCTGCTGGTTACCACCACTCAGGCTACCGACATTTTGAAAGACCGAATTGGTTTTCGTTCGCATCTTCTTGCGGTATTCTTCCGCTGCAAGGACTTCTTTTTCTTTATCAATCACGCCGCCTTGACTGATTTTCCCAAGACTGGCAACCGTTGTATTCTCGCAAATATCCATTAACAGATTCAGTCCCAATGCTTTTCTATCCTCTGACACATACGCCAAGCCGTTTCGAATCGCTGTTGGTACGTCCTTAACAGATATTTCCTTCCCTTCTTTATAGACCTTACCGCTGATGTTGCTGCCGTAAGAATGACCAAAAACACTCATGGCAAATTCTGTTCGACCGGCACCCATCAGCCCCGCAATGCCAATAATCTCACCACGCCGTATGGATACATTGATATTGCTGTTCATTGTCCGTGATCCATCGATTGGATGATGCACTGTCCAATCTTTCACCTCGAAATAGACATCACCAATGTTTGGATGACGATCTGGGTAACGGTTAGTCAAATCACGTCCAACCATCCCTTTGATGATCCGTTCTTCATTGATATCTTCTTTCTCAAGCGTTTCAATCGTCTGACCGTCACGTAGGATCGTGATACGATCTGCAACAGTTACGATTTCATTTAACTTATGAGAAATAATGATCGAAGTGATTCCCTGTACTTTAAATTCCTTGATAAGCTCCAACAAATTGGCGCTTTCCTCTTCATTTAGTGCTGCAGTCGGTTCATCTAAAATCAATAGACGAACAGATTTAGAAAATGCTTTGGCAATTTCTACAAGCTGCTGATGCCCCACACCGATTTGTGAAACTAAAGTGTTCGGATCGATTTTCAGTCCAACGGTTTTCAATAAATTATCTGTCTTTTTCTCTGTGATATCCCAATCAATAATGCCATGCTTTGCTTGCTCATTGCCTAAAAATATATTTTCTTTTATCGATAAATAGGGGCTCAATGCCAACTCTTGGTGAATAATGACAATTCCTTTATTTTCACTGTCACGTAAGTCTTTAAATTTGCAGGTTTCTCCGTCATAAACGATTTCACCCTCGTAGCTTCCGTAGGGGTATAGTCCACTGAGAACATTCATCAACGTCGACTTTCCAGCACCATTTTCGCCGCACAATGCATGGATTTCTCCACGTTCAATGCTTAGATTCACATTATCAAGCGCGCGAACGCCGGAAAATTTCTTGACGATGTTCTTCATCTCCAGAATATGATCTGACATCTTTCCCATCCTTTCTTCTTCACTTCGGTCATTTCTTAAAGCCGAATAAACGGTGTTCCAAAGGCTCTCCATGCCTCGGCTCGCAATCTATGCGAGCGCGGAGGCACAGAGAAGCTTTGTTACAACCTCTATCCATTCAAATCTGATTCTTTATAGTAGTCTGTGTCGATTAACTCTTCTTTGTAATTGTCTTTATCTACAGAAACCGGATTCGCTAGGTACGTAGGAACAACTTTTACTCCGTTGTCATACGTTTCTGTATCGTTGACTGGTACTTCTTCATCTTTACTGATTGCTTCGATCATCTCGATCGTATTTTTCGCCAAAATACGTGTATCTTTAAAGATTGTTTGGGTCTGCTCGCCAGCAATGATTGACTTCACTCCGGCAACCGTTGCATCTTGTCCGGTGATGACCGGTAATGGTTTGTCTGTCGAACCGTAGCCAACACCTTTCAAGGAAGAAATGATACCCAAACTGATTGGATCATACGGGGAAAGCACAGCATCCAATGTTTTGTCTGTATAGTTTGCACTTAGCAAGTTATCCATACGTGCCTGTGCAGTCGAACCATCCCAACGCAAAGTGGCAATCTGGTTGAAGCTGGTTTGACCGGAAGGTACTTTCAGCTGATCGCTATCCAAATAGGGTTGGAACACAGACATCACGCCATTGAAATTAATCAACGCATTGTTGTCATCCGGAGAACCACCGAATAGTTCAATGTTGTATGGCCCTTCGCCATCCTTCAAGCCAAGCTTATCTTCAATATAAGAAGCCTGTAGAACCCCTACACCAAAATTATCAAAGGTTGCATAATAATCGACATACTCAGAGTTCATCAGCAAACGATCATACGCAATGACCTTGATATCTTCCTTGTGTGCTTTTTCTAAAACATCTGTTAACGCCGAACCATCAATGGAGGCAATAACTAATGTATCAACACCTTTTGTAATCATGTTTTCGATTTGAGCGACTTGGTTTTCTACCTTATCCTCTCCATATTGCAGGTCTGTCTTATACCCAAGCTTTTCAAGCTCATCTACCATATTGTTCCCATCAGCAATCCAACGCTCTGCAGATTTTGTCGGCATAGCGATTCCAACATACCCTTTATCCCCACTGCCCCCAGAATCAGAGCCGCCACATGCAGCCAAGGTCATTCCTCCGACCAATAGTAACGCGGTAAATGCTACGGCTTTCTTAAATCCAACTTTCATCTTTATCCCTCCAGAATTTATAATTGCTTTACACTCAGAAGTATACCGCCCAAAGACACCGCTTACATTAAATGTTTTTCATCTTTTCTGGGAATTCTTTTTGCTCGACTTTGCACAAATACTTTTTTCTAGGAATTTTTTTGATTTTCTTGATTTTTTTTCGTTTCCAATAGTAGAGCACCTTAAAGAGACAATAATTTGGTAGAATAAAGATAAGAAAACGCTTCATATTATATTCTGCAAAGGATTATCTTCATGAAAAAGTATCCCTTCGACTTTTCCGATTCTACTTGCAGAAAAATAATTATCATCTGTTCGTTCTTTAGCAGGAGTGATGGATAGAAAGAGTGAGGTCTATGAAAAAACTAGTGCTGTTTCTTTTTCCGTTGTTGTTTCTTTTAAGTGCTTGTACAGCTGCGGATGATGTAGAGGAAGAAAAAAGTTTGGTGATCGGTTTCTCTCAGTCAGGGACAGAAAGTAAATGGCGCAAGCGACATACAGATTCTATCAAAACTGAGTTGGAAAAAGAAAATCAAGTATTGTATCGAAATGGCTATATGAGTCAGGAACGACAGATTCAAGATATTCGTACCTTTATCGCTTACAAAGTCGATTTGATCGTCTTTACTCCT from Enterococcus sp. 9E7_DIV0242 includes these protein-coding regions:
- the mmsB gene encoding multiple monosaccharide ABC transporter permease, which produces MENTDKLDKEKKSFNLKDKAMDIFSRYSMVIILVALLIAFQLMTDGIFWRPLNITNLVLQNSHILVLSAGMLLVVLLGHVDLSVGSVMAFVGAIAGMLMVNNGISPWLAVPLCIGIGALIGAWQGFWVAYVGIPAFIVTLAGLLMFRGLTQVVLGGQSLAPFPSAFQKISTGYLPDIAGGDHLHFLSMIIGVIIAAVLILGQWRTRERRKKNLFEVESMNAFFIKAIFTGLIVVGVTYIFAAYQGYPIILIILGIIVAAYGFLTNKTVAGRQIYATGGNKKAAELSGIKTKKITFWVFVNMGAMAALAGLILAARLNAATPQAGTSMELDAMAAVYFGGASTSGGIGTIMGAIVGGLVMGVLNNGMSILGVGVDWQQAIKGLILLLAVVLDIYNKKKKIS
- the mmsA gene encoding multiple monosaccharide ABC transporter ATP-binding protein; translated protein: MSDHILEMKNIVKKFSGVRALDNVNLSIERGEIHALCGENGAGKSTLMNVLSGLYPYGSYEGEIVYDGETCKFKDLRDSENKGIVIIHQELALSPYLSIKENIFLGNEQAKHGIIDWDITEKKTDNLLKTVGLKIDPNTLVSQIGVGHQQLVEIAKAFSKSVRLLILDEPTAALNEEESANLLELIKEFKVQGITSIIISHKLNEIVTVADRITILRDGQTIETLEKEDINEERIIKGMVGRDLTNRYPDRHPNIGDVYFEVKDWTVHHPIDGSRTMNSNINVSIRRGEIIGIAGLMGAGRTEFAMSVFGHSYGSNISGKVYKEGKEISVKDVPTAIRNGLAYVSEDRKALGLNLLMDICENTTVASLGKISQGGVIDKEKEVLAAEEYRKKMRTKTNSVFQNVGSLSGGNQQKVVLAKWLMTEPDILFLDEPTRGIDVGAKYEIYTIIEEMAASGKSICIISSELPEILGMCDRIYTMNEGRITGEVMREDANQEILMNLMTMEEEGVS
- the chvE gene encoding multiple monosaccharide ABC transporter substrate-binding protein, translating into MKVGFKKAVAFTALLLVGGMTLAACGGSDSGGSGDKGYVGIAMPTKSAERWIADGNNMVDELEKLGYKTDLQYGEDKVENQVAQIENMITKGVDTLVIASIDGSALTDVLEKAHKEDIKVIAYDRLLMNSEYVDYYATFDNFGVGVLQASYIEDKLGLKDGEGPYNIELFGGSPDDNNALINFNGVMSVFQPYLDSDQLKVPSGQTSFNQIATLRWDGSTAQARMDNLLSANYTDKTLDAVLSPYDPISLGIISSLKGVGYGSTDKPLPVITGQDATVAGVKSIIAGEQTQTIFKDTRILAKNTIEMIEAISKDEEVPVNDTETYDNGVKVVPTYLANPVSVDKDNYKEELIDTDYYKESDLNG